A stretch of the Streptomyces sp. NBC_00078 genome encodes the following:
- a CDS encoding phosphatase PAP2 family protein, whose protein sequence is MNRRDAADLAGTVGLGAWVAFGILAAVVAGRGGAPLWTDDGFLAWSLGHRPDVAVALARGVTYTGSGAIPYVLAAVAGVTAGRTVRHRIWAAALALACLGAGQALRYGVMAAVHRPRPAHADWAAQASGWAFPSGHTTTAALTAGLLIVAVSLRAPRGATSLRVVIGCWGVLVGLSRFYLGVHWFTDVIGGWLFATGWLGVCLCAMARWLPASFVSATPPTPEDPTEDHAPQDPGRRGRSRPA, encoded by the coding sequence ATGAACCGGCGCGACGCAGCCGATCTGGCCGGTACCGTCGGTCTCGGTGCCTGGGTGGCGTTCGGCATCCTCGCCGCGGTGGTGGCCGGCCGGGGCGGTGCTCCGCTGTGGACGGACGACGGCTTCCTGGCCTGGTCGCTCGGCCATCGCCCGGACGTGGCCGTGGCACTGGCCCGGGGGGTGACGTATACCGGCAGTGGCGCCATCCCCTACGTCCTCGCAGCGGTGGCCGGCGTGACGGCGGGGCGAACCGTGCGGCACCGCATCTGGGCCGCCGCACTGGCCCTTGCCTGTCTGGGGGCCGGGCAGGCGCTGCGCTACGGGGTGATGGCAGCCGTCCACCGGCCGCGCCCGGCACATGCCGACTGGGCTGCGCAGGCGAGCGGTTGGGCGTTCCCCTCGGGGCACACCACCACGGCGGCCCTCACCGCGGGCCTGCTGATCGTCGCGGTCTCGCTGCGCGCGCCGCGCGGCGCCACCTCGCTCAGAGTCGTCATCGGGTGCTGGGGCGTGCTGGTGGGACTGTCCCGCTTCTATCTCGGCGTGCACTGGTTCACCGACGTCATCGGTGGCTGGCTGTTCGCCACCGGGTGGCTCGGAGTGTGTCTGTGCGCGATGGCCCGATGGCTGCCCGCATCGTTCGTCTCGGCCACGCCCCCCACGCCCGAAGATCCGACGGAGGACCATGCGCCACAAGATCCTGGTCGTCGAGGACGATCACGCCCTGCGTGA
- a CDS encoding DedA family protein — protein sequence MTTPIHPASQLAVNVLDAHSLLAAFGVLGVGVVLFAETGLLIGFFLPGDSLLFTAGLLCTGSAEGGVHLSLGPLLVAAAAGALAGAQCGYLLGRKAGGALLARSGSRRLHEGAKRAEELLERYGYAKAIVLARFVPVVRTVLNPMAGALEVPARTFTLWQVVGGLVWSVGLTLAGYALGSSIPNVDRYLLPLVALIVVVSLIPLLAEVFRARRGARPEGGGR from the coding sequence ATGACCACACCGATCCACCCCGCGTCGCAGCTGGCCGTCAACGTACTGGACGCGCATTCGCTGCTGGCGGCCTTCGGCGTGCTGGGCGTCGGGGTGGTGTTGTTCGCCGAGACGGGCCTGCTGATCGGGTTCTTCCTGCCGGGCGACTCGCTGTTGTTCACGGCCGGACTGCTGTGCACGGGCTCGGCGGAAGGGGGTGTGCACCTCTCCCTCGGACCGTTGCTGGTCGCGGCCGCGGCAGGTGCGCTGGCCGGGGCACAGTGCGGATATCTGCTGGGCCGGAAGGCGGGCGGGGCGTTGCTGGCCCGCAGCGGCTCGCGGCGTCTGCACGAGGGTGCGAAACGCGCCGAGGAACTGCTGGAGCGGTACGGGTACGCGAAAGCGATCGTGCTGGCCCGTTTCGTTCCGGTGGTGCGGACGGTGCTCAATCCGATGGCGGGCGCGCTGGAGGTGCCGGCGCGGACGTTCACGCTGTGGCAGGTCGTCGGCGGGCTTGTGTGGAGCGTCGGTCTGACCCTTGCCGGCTATGCGCTTGGCTCGTCGATCCCGAACGTCGACCGCTACCTGCTGCCTCTGGTGGCGCTGATCGTCGTCGTGTCGCTGATCCCGCTGCTGGCCGAGGTGTTCCGGGCGCGCCGGGGCGCCAGGCCCGAAGGGGGCGGCAGGTGA
- a CDS encoding MOSC and FAD-binding oxidoreductase domain-containing protein, with protein sequence MIPLAAALAAEGTPRTPSLLAVNVGLPQNVSWQGRTVYTGVWKRPVSGPAMVRRLNIDGDGQGDTQGHGGEQRAVLVYQMQSYRYWQHHFGRDDFDYGQFGENLTVDGLSDDEVCIGDHYRIGEAEFEVTQPRVTCYRVGLRLGEPQLPALLVGHHRPGFYMRVVREGRIEAGDRIVKTRTGPGSLTVADTDALLYLPGRDPAKLRLATRIPALSPGWQESFRDLVKAAETDGPDATAGPAGHAPSHGEPAWPGFRPLQVTKIVPETTTVFSIHLAAADGTPLPAARAGQYLTLRVPEAGHPAPVRSYSLSSGPDGEGCYRISVKREPHGTASGYLTSRLRPGAVLEAAAPRGDFTLDEGTGPVLLVSAGIGLTPVLAMLHELAAGGGDREVWWIHTARSPREHPLAAEAHALVASLPRAREHVFYSAATPDEYRRTHAVPGRLTKDKLITLGLPADATAYVCGPASFMADVSAALAAAGVNSAAVHTELFGALASITPGLTARSERPPHQPPGPTATGPSVTFARSGITTPFPLSRGSVLELADACDVPTRWSCRTGVCHTCVTPLLSGEVTYSPSPLEPPDDGQVLICCARPDTDIVLDM encoded by the coding sequence GTGATCCCCCTCGCGGCCGCCCTCGCAGCCGAGGGAACACCCCGCACGCCGAGCCTGCTGGCGGTCAACGTCGGCCTGCCCCAGAACGTGTCCTGGCAGGGCAGAACCGTCTACACCGGTGTCTGGAAGCGCCCCGTGTCCGGCCCGGCCATGGTCCGTCGGCTCAACATCGACGGCGACGGCCAGGGCGACACCCAGGGACACGGCGGTGAGCAGCGGGCGGTACTCGTGTACCAGATGCAGTCCTATCGCTACTGGCAGCACCACTTCGGACGCGACGACTTCGACTACGGCCAGTTCGGGGAGAACCTCACCGTCGACGGTCTGTCCGACGACGAGGTCTGCATCGGCGACCACTACCGCATCGGCGAGGCGGAGTTCGAGGTCACCCAGCCACGGGTCACCTGCTACCGCGTGGGCCTGCGCCTCGGCGAGCCCCAGCTGCCGGCTCTGCTGGTCGGCCACCACCGCCCCGGCTTCTACATGCGTGTCGTCCGCGAAGGACGGATCGAGGCCGGCGACCGGATCGTCAAGACCCGGACCGGGCCGGGCTCATTGACCGTGGCCGACACCGACGCGCTGCTCTACCTCCCCGGCCGCGACCCGGCCAAGCTGCGCCTCGCGACCCGGATCCCCGCCCTGAGCCCGGGATGGCAGGAGTCGTTCCGCGACTTGGTCAAGGCCGCGGAAACCGACGGCCCCGACGCCACCGCCGGCCCCGCCGGTCATGCGCCCTCGCACGGCGAGCCCGCGTGGCCGGGGTTCCGGCCGCTCCAGGTGACGAAGATCGTCCCCGAGACCACGACGGTCTTTTCGATCCATCTGGCCGCCGCGGACGGCACCCCGCTCCCGGCCGCCCGGGCGGGGCAGTACCTGACCCTGCGGGTCCCCGAGGCCGGCCACCCCGCTCCTGTGCGGAGCTACTCGCTGTCCTCGGGGCCGGATGGCGAAGGCTGCTACCGGATCAGCGTCAAACGGGAGCCGCACGGCACGGCGAGCGGCTATCTGACCTCCCGGCTGCGGCCGGGCGCCGTCCTTGAAGCGGCAGCACCGCGCGGCGACTTCACCCTCGACGAAGGGACCGGCCCGGTTCTCCTCGTCTCCGCCGGCATCGGTCTCACTCCGGTACTGGCCATGCTGCACGAGCTGGCGGCCGGCGGCGGCGACCGCGAGGTCTGGTGGATCCACACGGCCCGCAGTCCCCGGGAACATCCGCTGGCCGCCGAGGCACACGCTCTGGTCGCCTCGCTGCCGCGCGCCCGTGAGCACGTGTTCTACAGCGCCGCCACACCCGACGAGTACCGCCGCACCCACGCCGTCCCCGGACGCCTCACCAAGGACAAGCTGATCACCCTGGGCCTGCCGGCCGACGCGACCGCCTATGTCTGCGGACCGGCTTCGTTCATGGCCGACGTCAGCGCCGCCCTCGCCGCGGCCGGGGTCAACTCCGCGGCCGTCCATACCGAGTTGTTCGGGGCGCTGGCCTCCATCACCCCGGGCCTGACGGCGCGGTCCGAACGGCCGCCGCACCAGCCGCCCGGCCCGACCGCAACCGGCCCGTCGGTGACCTTCGCCCGCAGCGGCATCACCACGCCGTTCCCCCTGTCCCGGGGCAGCGTGCTGGAACTCGCCGACGCCTGCGACGTCCCCACCCGCTGGAGTTGCCGTACCGGCGTCTGCCACACCTGTGTCACGCCGCTGCTGTCCGGCGAGGTCACCTACTCCCCCAGCCCGCTGGAGCCTCCCGACGACGGCCAGGTGCTCATCTGCTGCGCCCGGCCCGACACCGACATCGTCCTCGACATGTAA
- a CDS encoding DUF899 family protein produces the protein MTTHALPPVVDVATWEGRLDALRAREKAATRELDAIAAERRRLPMVEMPDYTLEGEEGPVRLADVFAGKRQLIVYDHMWFAGKEWQCPGCTGFTSQYTRLEFLDNYDARFVIVTQGPIEEALAYKQRVGNRMTWYSTANSSFGGDVGAPPDGGFAVNVFLRDGDTVYRTWHTDGRGTEQLSHSFALIDLLPYGRQEEWQDSPEGWPQSPTYSRWAMSKDIAALYGSGAGADSGPGSGDG, from the coding sequence ATGACCACCCACGCGCTTCCACCCGTCGTCGACGTCGCAACCTGGGAGGGCCGGCTCGATGCGCTGCGGGCCCGGGAAAAGGCCGCGACCCGTGAGCTCGACGCCATCGCCGCCGAACGCCGTCGCCTGCCGATGGTCGAGATGCCGGACTACACCCTTGAGGGCGAGGAGGGGCCGGTTCGGCTGGCGGACGTCTTCGCAGGCAAGCGGCAACTGATCGTCTACGACCACATGTGGTTCGCCGGCAAGGAATGGCAGTGCCCGGGCTGCACGGGGTTCACCTCGCAGTACACCCGCCTGGAGTTCCTGGACAACTACGACGCGCGATTCGTCATCGTCACCCAGGGCCCGATCGAAGAGGCACTCGCGTACAAGCAGCGCGTGGGCAACCGGATGACCTGGTACTCGACCGCAAACAGCTCGTTCGGGGGCGATGTCGGCGCACCGCCCGACGGAGGCTTCGCGGTCAACGTGTTCCTGCGCGACGGCGACACCGTCTACCGCACCTGGCACACCGACGGCCGGGGCACGGAGCAGCTCAGCCACAGCTTCGCCCTGATCGACCTCCTTCCGTACGGACGCCAGGAGGAATGGCAGGACTCACCCGAGGGCTGGCCCCAGTCGCCGACCTACAGCCGGTGGGCGATGTCCAAGGACATCGCCGCGCTCTACGGCTCGGGCGCAGGCGCCGACTCGGGCCCCGGCTCAGGTGACGGCTGA
- a CDS encoding PRC-barrel domain-containing protein: MFEADDIREWRGHDVVDPNGHKIGALEAVYVDTATDLPFFATVTVGLPTRRRLVFVPLPGATVGPGYLKITHLKDVVKKAPAIDTDGELPATDEPGIFAHYELEYVPGAGGERRLARR; encoded by the coding sequence ATGTTCGAGGCAGACGACATCCGTGAATGGCGTGGCCACGACGTGGTCGACCCCAACGGTCACAAGATCGGTGCCCTGGAAGCGGTGTACGTGGACACCGCGACCGACCTGCCCTTCTTCGCGACGGTGACGGTGGGTCTTCCCACCCGTCGCCGTCTGGTGTTCGTGCCGCTGCCGGGCGCGACCGTCGGACCGGGGTATCTCAAGATCACGCACCTCAAGGACGTGGTCAAGAAGGCCCCCGCGATCGACACCGACGGTGAGCTGCCGGCCACCGACGAACCGGGAATCTTCGCGCACTACGAACTCGAATACGTGCCAGGGGCCGGCGGCGAACGCCGCCTCGCCCGCCGCTGA